The proteins below come from a single Periophthalmus magnuspinnatus isolate fPerMag1 chromosome 7, fPerMag1.2.pri, whole genome shotgun sequence genomic window:
- the srpk3 gene encoding SRSF protein kinase 3: MLIAVGAGPGNPAGPTKKHRKRGKKHKKNKADEARPDEICQLQNINNDNNQQEKNITPQITQERTSSPAIEIPSSNKDQTTYNHDIQPMSNYDEEQSTFNHEEIGQTATQESESNYGTDSAEENNNFRDTSPHYPKQTEKTISQNNIDCLSPPQSINVNNPQLCSETETLTLSSENGFEYQAIPFPDSSVTAKPHNQSSPCKSPSPAHSLSPSPTHELCPSPDDDSTLNLSSSPHRNEEDKIPSLCYVRSNSPIDFEAEALKFAANYGSKTMPTPPLSPEHDHFLLSSVTFTSTVSSHLYSPLCASSTSFLRSFDSLPPSLGLPPMMSLAPPPPLLATPPPLLATPPPLLATPPPALSPPPLEFTPPPTQLLGSDDEEQEDPSDYCKGGYYPVKIGDLFNGRYHVVRKLGWGHFSTVWLCWDLQRKRFVALKVVKSAPHYTETAIDEIKLLRCVRDSDPSDPHRETIVQLIDDFKISGVNGVHVCMVMEVLGHQLLKWIIKSNYMGLPLVCVKSIIKQVLQGLDYLHTKCKIIHTDIKPENILLQADEVYIRRLAAEATVWQRAGAPPPSGSSVSTAPRDLQSGKLSKNKRKKLKRKAKRQQKLLEERLVDIQKMEEEDGFCPPDETDNGSHMVNGNATTLSNHKASPESSSSWLDDRCNGHAAGRFSSPASGLSGFSSSVKSATSESAVSTQSGYSSGRDVFTASDFVLSPLDPQNADKIKVKIADLGNACWVHKHFTEDIQTRQYRAVEVLIGAEYGPPADIWSTACMAFELATGDYLFEPHSGEDYTRDEDHIAHIIELLGPLPIPFALSGRYSREYFNRRGELRHISSLKPWGLFEVLLEKYEWPLDQAAQFSDFLLTMLELEPERRATAKLCLQHAWLQD; the protein is encoded by the exons ATGTTGATAG CTGTGGGAGCAGGGCCCGGGAACCCAGCTGGTCCCACCAAGAAACACCGAAAACGAGGaaagaaacacaagaaaaacaaagcaGACGAAGCCAG GCCTGACGAAATCTGCCAACTCCAAAATatcaacaatgacaacaaccagcaagaaaaaaacatcactcCTCAAATTACTCAAGAACGTACATCATCTCCAGCCATCGAAATACCTTCTAGCAACAAAGATCAGACAACTTATAACCATGACATACAGCCAATGTCTAATTATGACGAAGAGCAGTCGACCTTTAACCATGAGGAAATTGGCCAAACcgcaacacaagaatcagaaaGTAATTATGGAACAGATTCTGCTGAAGAGAATAATAATTTTAGGGATACTTCTCCACACTATCCCaagcaaactgaaaaaacaatttCACAAAACAACATTGATTGTTTATCGCCTCCTCAGTCCATCAATGTAAACAACCCACAATTATGTTCAGAGACAGAAACTCTTACATTATCTTCAGAAAACGGCTTTGAATATCAAGCGATTCCTTTTCCAGATTCCTCTGTAACAGCCAAACCTCACAACCAATCATCTCCTTGCAAATCGCCAAGCCCTGCCCACAGTCTATCTCCAAGCCCAACCCATGAACTCTGCCCTTCTCCAGATGATGATTCAACTCTAAATCTCTCCTCATCGCCGCACAGGAATGAGGAAGACAAGATCCCTAGTTTGTGTTATGTCAGGTCCAACTCGCCAATCGATTTTGAGGCAGAAGCATTAAAATTTGCAGCAAATTATGGCTCAAAAACTATGCCAACTCCTCCCCTAAGTCCAGAGCACGACCACTTCCTGCTCAGCTCCGTCACCTTCACCTCCACGGTTTCCTCTCACCTCTACTCTCCACTCTGCGCGTCTTCTACATCCTTTTTGCGCTCGTTTgattctcttcctccctccttggGGCTGCCTCCGATGATGTCACTGGccccaccccctcctctgctggccacaccccctcctctgctggccacaccccctcctctgctggCCACACCCCCTCCAGCACTTAGCCCACCACCTCTTGAGTTTACACCACCTCCAACACAGCTCCTGGGGTCCGATGACGAGGAGCAGGAGGACCCTTCAGACTACTGTAAAG GTGGTTATTATCCGGTGAAGATTGGAGACCTGTTTAATGGCAGGTACCATGTAGTGAGGAAACTAGGCTGGGGTCACTTCTCCACTGTCTGGCTCTGCTGGGATCTTCA GAGGAAGCGCTTTGTTGCACTGAAGGTGGTAAAGAGTGCTCCACATTATACTGAGACAGCCATTGATGAGATCAAACTCCTCAGATGT GTGAGAGACAGTGACCCCTCAGACCCACACAGAGAAACCATTGTTCAGCTCATTGATGACTTCAAGATTTCAGGCGTCAATGGTGTCC ATGTGTGTATGGTGATGGAGGTGTTGGGGCATCAGCTTCTCAAATGGATCATTAAGTCCAACTACATGGGTCTGCCCCTGGTCTGTGTCAAGAGCATCATCAAACAG GTGCTGCAGGGCCTGGACTACCTCCACACTAAGTGTAAGATCATCCACACAGACATAAAACCAGAGAACATCCTGCTGCAGGCAGACGAGGTGTACATCCGCAGACTTGCAGCAGAGGCCACAGTCTGGCAACGAGCTGGAGCCCCACCCCCTTCTGGCTCCTCAG TGAGCACGGCTCCCAGGGACCTCCAG AGCGGCAAACTGTCCAAGAACAAGAGAAAGAAGTTAAAGAGAAAAGCCAAACGACAACAGAAACTATTAGAGGAGAGACTCGTAGATATTCAG AAAATGGAGGAAGAAGATGGATTTTGCCCACCAGATGAGACTGATAATG GTTCCCACATGGTGAATGGCAACGCCACAACTTTATCCAATCACAAGGCGAGTCCTGAGTCGTCCTCTTCCTGGTTAGATGACAGGTGCAATGGTCACGCCGCCGGCAGATTCTCTAGCCCCGCCTCTGGACTGTCGGGGTTCTCTAGCTCTGTGAAGTCAGCCACGTCAGAGTCAGCCGTTTCCACACAGTCTGGCTATTCCAGCGGCAGAGATG TGTTTACTGCATCAGACTTTGTGCTGAGCCCTCTCGATCCACAAAATGCTGACAAAATCAAAGTGAAGATCGCTGACCTGGGAAACGCTTGCTGGGTG CACAAACACTTCACAGAGGACATTCAGACAAGGCAGTACCGAGCCGTGGAGGTTCTGATCGGAGCAGAGTATGGACCTCCAGCTGATATCTGGAGCACAGCCTGCATG GCATTTGAATTGGCGACAGGAGATTATCTGTTTGAGCCGCACTCAGGagaggactacaccagggacgAAG ACCACATTGCTCACATCATTGAGCTATTGGGACCACTGCCTATACCCTTCGCTCTGTCTGGGAGATACTCCAGGGAATACTTCAACAGGAGAG GAGAGCTGCGTCACATCTCATCTCTGAAGCCCTGGGGTCTGTTCGAGGTGCTGCTGGAGAAGTACGAGTGGCCTCTGGACCAGGCGGCTCAGTTCAGTGACTTCTTGTTGACCATGTTAGAGCTGGAGCCAGAGAGACGAGCTACAGCCAAACTGTGTCTACAGCACGCTTGGCTACAAGACTGA